The following proteins are encoded in a genomic region of Neomicrococcus aestuarii:
- a CDS encoding restriction endonuclease, with the protein MQVWGIHNDTLSTELIEGSFVSLSWDNMGDLSKIPGGREELKDELARRTPEDSHKAIPVWAGILLRFRDEIQIGDVVIAPYKADSTINIGIVRGEYEYAANEQSHRHRRRVEWKKIGLSRTVFTQPALYEIGSAITLFRVRKHSHEFLAALNARTQDVEKVSAVVERAASTYVSDDDAPDEPRASRIERHTRDFVLEVLQERITHRQFEEFSADLLRALGYQARVTSYSQDGGVDVIAHKDPLGVEPPLIKVQCKHKTATIGAPEVQQLIGTQGTGELVVFMTLGAYSRDALGLERQRPGLRLISGEDMVTLVLDNYAALPERWRSLMPLTPLLVVSDAAS; encoded by the coding sequence ATGCAAGTTTGGGGAATCCACAATGACACGCTTAGCACGGAGCTCATCGAAGGCAGTTTTGTCAGCCTCAGCTGGGACAACATGGGTGATCTTTCCAAGATTCCCGGCGGACGTGAGGAACTCAAAGACGAACTGGCACGCCGCACCCCCGAGGACTCGCACAAAGCAATCCCTGTTTGGGCCGGAATTCTCTTGCGATTTCGGGATGAAATCCAAATAGGCGACGTCGTCATTGCGCCCTACAAGGCAGACAGCACGATCAACATCGGCATAGTCCGAGGTGAGTACGAGTACGCGGCCAACGAACAGAGTCATCGTCATAGGCGCAGAGTCGAATGGAAGAAGATCGGGTTGTCTCGGACGGTCTTTACCCAACCGGCGCTGTATGAAATTGGATCTGCTATCACGCTGTTCAGGGTCCGAAAGCATTCTCACGAGTTCCTTGCGGCACTCAACGCTCGGACTCAGGACGTCGAAAAGGTTTCTGCAGTCGTAGAACGAGCTGCGTCCACCTACGTTTCCGATGACGACGCTCCTGATGAACCACGCGCATCGCGAATCGAGCGGCATACGCGAGACTTCGTTTTAGAAGTCTTACAGGAACGAATCACCCATCGGCAGTTTGAAGAGTTCTCTGCGGATCTTCTCCGCGCTTTGGGGTATCAAGCACGCGTCACGTCATACTCTCAAGACGGGGGCGTAGACGTCATCGCCCACAAGGACCCGCTAGGTGTCGAACCGCCACTCATCAAAGTTCAGTGCAAGCACAAGACCGCAACCATTGGCGCGCCAGAAGTGCAGCAACTCATCGGAACTCAGGGCACTGGGGAACTCGTAGTCTTCATGACGCTCGGCGCATACAGCCGTGATGCGTTGGGGCTCGAGCGCCAACGTCCCGGGCTACGACTTATCTCAGGCGAAGATATGGTGACCCTGGTGCTTGATAACTACGCGGCGCTGCCTGAACGCTGGCGATCACTCATGCCACTGACACCTTTGCTAGTGGTCTCGGACGCAGCTTCGTAG
- a CDS encoding GntR family transcriptional regulator has translation MVAANVLGSIAKGSAEHAHTSAWIVSVLRKRISEGKLTPGSKLSEQALSEALGVSRNTLREAFAILSNESIITRIPNRGVFVARPSVEDIREIYRVRRMLEPAAILWASPTPAQIKHLHEIIASARTARDAGASGSMATANQRLHQELVAMCGSPTLDTVMEQVLAQMRLVFHAMAETPDFHAQFVERNAALVQDIVDGKREEAAASLREYLVDAEAVLLEHVAAE, from the coding sequence ATGGTTGCCGCGAACGTACTGGGATCAATTGCGAAAGGATCCGCCGAGCACGCGCACACGAGCGCGTGGATTGTTTCCGTGCTGCGTAAAAGGATCTCCGAGGGGAAGCTGACGCCGGGCAGCAAGCTGTCCGAGCAAGCGCTCTCAGAAGCCCTCGGGGTGTCCCGCAATACGCTGCGGGAAGCGTTCGCGATCCTGTCCAACGAATCCATCATCACGCGAATCCCCAACCGCGGCGTGTTCGTCGCGCGGCCCAGCGTGGAGGATATTCGCGAGATTTACCGAGTGCGTCGCATGCTGGAACCGGCCGCCATTCTGTGGGCCTCGCCCACGCCTGCCCAGATCAAACATCTGCACGAGATCATTGCGTCAGCCCGAACCGCGCGCGACGCCGGAGCCTCGGGTTCCATGGCCACCGCCAACCAGCGGCTCCACCAAGAGCTTGTTGCGATGTGCGGCTCCCCCACGCTAGACACCGTGATGGAGCAAGTCCTCGCCCAAATGCGCTTGGTGTTCCACGCAATGGCCGAAACCCCCGACTTCCACGCCCAGTTCGTGGAGCGCAACGCCGCCCTGGTCCAGGACATCGTGGACGGCAAGCGCGAAGAGGCTGCCGCGAGCCTTCGCGAGTACCTCGTGGACGCTGAAGCGGTGCTGCTGGAGCACGTCGCGGCCGAGTAG